In Tenacibaculum pacificus, a single window of DNA contains:
- a CDS encoding tyrosine-type recombinase/integrase gives MLITAFLTYLEHEKNYSKNTINAYRIDLTAFKDFCITEFDQEELTTIHYNQIRSWIVSLVNQNISNRSVNRKISSLKTFYNFLQKIEEIELNPLAKHKALKVQQKIQTPFDTNEVQEVIAILSEDTDFESVRNKLIVELLYSTGMRRIELINIKEKDIDFSKKVIKVLGKRNKERYIMLLSTVLETLNKYLILKRSYELEKEEALLITEKGVKIYEKLVYRIINMYFSRVSTKAKKSPHILRHAFATHLLNNGASLNSVKELLGHSSLASTQVYTHNSLEQIKKVYNKAHPRELN, from the coding sequence ATGTTGATAACCGCTTTTTTAACATATTTAGAACACGAGAAAAATTATTCTAAAAATACAATTAACGCTTACCGTATAGATTTAACAGCATTCAAAGATTTTTGTATCACAGAATTTGATCAAGAAGAATTAACAACAATTCATTATAATCAAATAAGAAGTTGGATAGTTTCACTTGTTAATCAGAATATATCTAATAGAAGTGTAAATAGAAAAATAAGTTCTTTAAAAACTTTTTATAATTTTCTTCAAAAAATAGAAGAAATTGAACTGAACCCATTAGCAAAACATAAAGCCTTAAAAGTACAGCAGAAAATACAAACCCCTTTTGATACAAACGAAGTACAAGAGGTAATTGCTATTTTAAGTGAAGATACCGATTTTGAATCCGTAAGAAATAAACTAATTGTAGAATTGCTTTATTCAACAGGAATGAGAAGAATAGAATTAATTAATATCAAAGAAAAAGATATTGATTTTAGTAAAAAAGTAATAAAGGTGCTAGGTAAAAGAAATAAAGAACGTTATATAATGTTGCTATCAACAGTGTTGGAAACCTTAAATAAGTACTTGATTTTAAAAAGAAGCTATGAGTTAGAAAAAGAGGAAGCGCTTCTAATAACTGAAAAAGGGGTTAAAATTTATGAAAAACTTGTGTATCGAATAATAAATATGTACTTTAGTAGGGTGTCAACCAAAGCAAAGAAAAGCCCACATATATTAAGGCATGCTTTTGCGACACATTTACTAAATAACGGTGCGTCGTTAAATTCGGTTAAAGAATTACTAGGGCATTCAAGTTTAGCCTCTACCCAAGTATATACGCATAATAGCTTGGAGCAGATAAAAAAAGTGTATAACAAGGCTCATCCTAGAGAGTTAAATTAA
- the nusG gene encoding transcription termination/antitermination protein NusG — protein sequence MADSVMKWYVVRAVGGQENKVKAYIETEIARFGLSDFVSKVIVPTEKVIQVRNGKKVNRERVYFPGYVMVEANLAGEVPHVIKSVTGVIGFLGETKGGEPVPMRKSEVNRMLGKVDELSVKDENIAIPFNTGETVKVIDGPFNGFDGTVEKVNEEKRKLEVMVKIFGRKTPLELNYMQVEKI from the coding sequence ATGGCTGACTCAGTAATGAAGTGGTATGTGGTAAGAGCAGTTGGTGGTCAAGAAAATAAGGTTAAAGCCTACATCGAGACAGAAATTGCTCGTTTTGGTTTGTCTGATTTTGTAAGTAAAGTTATCGTTCCTACAGAAAAAGTTATTCAAGTAAGAAACGGAAAGAAAGTTAACAGAGAAAGAGTTTATTTTCCAGGTTATGTAATGGTAGAGGCTAATTTAGCAGGAGAAGTACCTCACGTGATAAAATCAGTAACAGGCGTTATTGGTTTTTTAGGTGAAACAAAAGGTGGTGAACCAGTACCTATGCGTAAATCTGAAGTGAACAGGATGTTAGGAAAAGTTGATGAACTTTCTGTAAAAGATGAAAATATTGCAATTCCTTTTAACACTGGTGAAACAGTAAAAGTAATTGATGGTCCTTTTAATGGTTTTGACGGTACTGTCGAAAAAGTTAATGAGGAGAAGCGTAAGTTAGAAGTAATGGTTAAGATTTTTGGAAGAAAAACACCATTAGAGTTAAACTATATGCAAGTAGAGAAAATATAA
- a CDS encoding PspC domain-containing protein, whose amino-acid sequence MKLIHGVRHFFERHGFDVSSRLADKLGMRATNVRLFFIYISFVTVGLSFGVYLTLAFLLKLKDMIYTKRTSVFDL is encoded by the coding sequence ATGAAACTTATTCATGGTGTACGCCATTTTTTTGAACGACATGGTTTTGATGTATCTTCTCGGCTTGCTGATAAATTAGGTATGCGAGCAACTAATGTGCGCTTATTTTTTATTTATATATCGTTTGTAACGGTAGGTTTATCGTTTGGTGTGTATTTAACATTGGCATTTTTATTGAAATTAAAAGATATGATTTATACTAAAAGAACATCTGTTTTTGATTTATGA
- a CDS encoding alanine/glycine:cation symporter family protein: MNKRLLSLLLLITPMLTFAQEKGLAEKINEGFKPVADAWGSFVFYSIELGGGVKMPLVIIMLLMSGLIFTILFKFVNIRLFPTSINIVKGKYDDIDHVTSDIMAGDPTPAGDAIETIRVEGADGEVSHFQALTAALSGTVGLGNIAGVAVALSLGGPGATFWMVIAGLIGMSSKFVECTLGVKYRDVGEDGTIYGGPMYYLRKGLADVGKSTLGKVLAVLFAIMVVGGSFGGGNMFQANQAAQQFGSMIGSNDLSTALTFGVVMSILVGVVIIGGIKRIGNITEKIVPFMVGIYVLAAVVILAANFSLIGNAFGQIWDGAFNAKGISGGILGVLIIGFQRAAFSNEAGVGSAAIAHSAVKTKYPASEGLVALLEPFIDTVVVCTMTALVIIITNSDGSVMTYGTKSPDGVLATSKAFASVLPWFPYILTIAVVLFAFSTMLSWSYYGLQGWMFLFGRSKAADYAYKILFCLFVIIGSAASLGAVTDFSDAMIFAMAVPNVIGLFFLYPKVKEELTIYLDAIKARKAS, translated from the coding sequence ATGAATAAAAGACTTCTTTCGCTGTTATTACTAATAACACCGATGTTAACATTCGCACAAGAAAAAGGTTTAGCTGAAAAGATAAATGAAGGATTCAAACCTGTTGCTGATGCTTGGGGTAGTTTTGTTTTTTACTCTATTGAATTAGGTGGAGGTGTAAAAATGCCATTGGTAATAATAATGTTATTAATGTCAGGATTAATATTTACTATTTTATTCAAATTTGTAAATATTAGATTGTTTCCAACTTCTATAAATATTGTTAAAGGAAAATATGATGATATTGATCATGTCACTTCAGATATAATGGCAGGAGATCCAACACCAGCTGGTGATGCGATTGAAACAATTAGAGTAGAAGGAGCAGATGGAGAGGTTTCTCACTTTCAGGCTTTAACAGCAGCGCTTTCAGGAACTGTAGGTTTAGGAAATATTGCTGGTGTAGCTGTGGCTTTATCTTTAGGAGGTCCAGGAGCAACTTTTTGGATGGTTATTGCAGGTTTAATAGGAATGTCTTCAAAATTTGTTGAATGTACTTTAGGAGTAAAGTATAGAGATGTTGGAGAAGATGGTACAATTTACGGTGGACCAATGTATTATTTACGAAAAGGTTTAGCCGATGTTGGTAAAAGCACTTTAGGTAAAGTATTAGCAGTTCTTTTTGCTATTATGGTTGTTGGTGGTTCTTTTGGTGGAGGTAATATGTTTCAAGCAAATCAGGCAGCGCAACAGTTTGGTAGTATGATTGGATCGAATGATTTGTCAACTGCTTTAACATTTGGAGTTGTAATGTCTATTTTAGTAGGTGTTGTAATTATTGGAGGAATTAAAAGAATTGGAAATATTACAGAGAAAATTGTACCATTTATGGTAGGTATTTATGTTTTAGCAGCTGTTGTTATTTTAGCAGCTAATTTTTCTTTAATAGGAAATGCATTCGGTCAAATTTGGGACGGAGCATTTAATGCAAAAGGTATTTCAGGAGGTATATTAGGAGTCTTAATTATTGGGTTTCAAAGAGCAGCTTTTTCTAATGAAGCAGGAGTTGGTTCAGCAGCAATTGCCCATTCAGCAGTAAAAACAAAATATCCAGCATCTGAAGGTTTAGTAGCTTTATTAGAGCCTTTTATTGATACTGTAGTAGTTTGTACTATGACAGCCTTAGTAATTATTATTACAAACAGCGATGGAAGTGTTATGACATACGGTACAAAATCACCAGATGGAGTTTTAGCTACATCAAAAGCATTTGCTTCGGTATTACCTTGGTTTCCTTACATTTTAACAATCGCAGTAGTATTATTTGCTTTTTCAACGATGTTATCTTGGTCTTATTACGGTTTACAAGGATGGATGTTTTTATTCGGTCGTTCTAAAGCAGCTGATTATGCTTATAAAATCTTATTTTGTTTATTCGTAATCATTGGTTCTGCAGCAAGTTTAGGTGCAGTAACTGATTTTTCTGATGCAATGATTTTTGCAATGGCAGTACCAAATGTTATTGGTTTATTTTTCTTATATCCTAAGGTAAAAGAAGAATTAACAATTTATTTAGACGCAATAAAAGCCAGAAAAGCATCTTAA
- the rplA gene encoding 50S ribosomal protein L1 codes for MAITRKQKEARSKVDSSKVYSLQDASALVKEITTVKFDASVDLAVRLGVDPRKANQMVRGVVTLPHGTGKDVKVLALVTPDKEAEAIAAGADYVGLDEYLQKIKGGWTDVDVIITMPSVMGKLGPLGRVLGPRGLMPNPKTGTVTMNVAKAVQEVKAGKIDFKVDKTGIVHAAIGKVSFDAQKIQENANELLQTLVKLKPTAAKGDYIKSIFMSSTMSPSIAVDEKSIS; via the coding sequence ATGGCAATTACTAGAAAGCAAAAAGAAGCTCGTTCTAAGGTAGATAGCTCTAAAGTTTACAGCTTACAAGATGCATCAGCCTTAGTTAAGGAAATTACAACTGTAAAATTTGACGCATCAGTTGATTTAGCAGTACGTTTAGGAGTTGATCCTCGTAAAGCAAATCAAATGGTACGTGGTGTTGTAACATTACCTCACGGAACAGGAAAAGACGTAAAAGTATTAGCATTAGTTACTCCAGATAAAGAAGCAGAAGCTATTGCAGCTGGTGCTGATTATGTTGGACTAGATGAATACCTTCAGAAAATTAAAGGTGGTTGGACTGATGTTGATGTGATTATAACTATGCCTAGTGTTATGGGTAAGTTAGGTCCTTTAGGTCGTGTATTAGGACCAAGAGGTTTAATGCCTAACCCAAAGACAGGTACAGTAACTATGAACGTTGCAAAAGCAGTACAAGAAGTTAAAGCTGGTAAAATTGACTTTAAAGTTGATAAAACTGGTATTGTACATGCTGCTATCGGAAAAGTATCTTTTGATGCTCAGAAGATTCAGGAAAATGCAAATGAGTTATTACAAACGTTAGTTAAATTAAAGCCAACAGCGGCTAAAGGAGATTATATAAAGAGTATATTTATGTCTTCAACTA
- the rplK gene encoding 50S ribosomal protein L11 produces MAKEISKLVKLQVRGGAANPSPPVGPALGAAGVNIMEFCKQFNARTQDKQGKVLPVVITVYKDKSFEFVVKTPPAAVQLLEAAKIKKGSGEPNRKKVASVSWDQIRLIAEDKMVDMNAFKVESAMKMIAGTARSMGLTVTGNAPA; encoded by the coding sequence ATGGCAAAAGAAATAAGTAAATTAGTTAAACTACAAGTTAGGGGAGGTGCTGCGAATCCGTCGCCACCAGTTGGACCCGCTTTAGGTGCTGCCGGTGTTAATATCATGGAGTTCTGTAAGCAGTTTAATGCTCGTACACAGGACAAGCAAGGTAAAGTTTTACCTGTTGTGATTACTGTTTATAAAGACAAATCTTTCGAGTTTGTTGTAAAAACACCACCAGCTGCAGTACAATTGTTAGAAGCGGCCAAAATTAAGAAGGGTTCGGGAGAACCAAATAGGAAAAAAGTAGCAAGTGTTTCTTGGGATCAGATTCGATTAATTGCAGAAGACAAAATGGTAGATATGAATGCCTTTAAAGTTGAATCAGCAATGAAAATGATAGCCGGAACCGCTCGTTCTATGGGATTAACAGTAACAGGTAATGCACCTGCTTAA
- a CDS encoding potassium channel family protein — MFKSRLYKAIFFSVLILSIGVGGYLILFDYSFIDALYMTIITITTIGFGEVHPFGTGEKIFTIGLILSSLFIFGYAVSLFSEYLISGQFFYQLKTKKVQKKIEKLKGHTIVCGYGRNGKQAISKLYSYNKKLVVIEKYEDIIKELDENEILNIQGDATTDEALLKAGILNADYLITVLPSDADNLFVVLTASQLNKKCKIISRASEESSCSKLKIAGADNVIMPDKLGGAHMASLVVTPDVIEFVDRLTIEGDTTANLEEIKIDNLPKEYLNRTILDLDIRKKTGCTVIGYHTKNKEYIINPEASLSLKAGGNLIVLGRPEQIIKLRELF; from the coding sequence ATGTTTAAATCAAGATTGTATAAAGCAATCTTTTTTTCGGTACTTATTTTATCAATAGGAGTAGGCGGATATTTAATTTTGTTTGATTATTCTTTTATTGATGCTTTATATATGACTATAATTACCATTACCACAATTGGTTTTGGCGAAGTTCATCCGTTTGGAACGGGGGAAAAAATATTTACTATCGGTTTAATATTATCAAGTTTATTCATTTTTGGATATGCAGTTTCCTTGTTTTCAGAATATCTAATTAGTGGGCAATTTTTTTATCAATTAAAAACAAAAAAAGTGCAAAAAAAAATAGAAAAATTAAAAGGACACACCATTGTTTGTGGATACGGTAGAAACGGAAAACAAGCTATTTCAAAATTATATAGCTACAATAAAAAGTTAGTTGTTATAGAAAAGTATGAAGATATTATTAAAGAATTAGATGAAAATGAAATATTAAATATTCAAGGAGATGCAACAACCGATGAGGCATTACTAAAAGCAGGAATTTTAAATGCAGATTATTTAATAACAGTTTTACCTTCGGATGCTGATAATTTATTTGTTGTATTAACGGCAAGTCAGTTAAATAAAAAATGTAAAATAATAAGTAGAGCTTCAGAAGAATCGTCTTGTAGTAAACTTAAAATTGCGGGTGCTGATAATGTAATTATGCCTGATAAATTAGGCGGTGCACATATGGCGTCTTTAGTAGTTACTCCTGATGTTATCGAGTTTGTAGATAGACTAACAATAGAAGGTGATACAACAGCAAATTTAGAAGAAATAAAGATTGACAACTTACCAAAAGAATATTTGAATAGAACTATTTTAGATTTAGATATACGAAAAAAGACAGGCTGTACCGTTATTGGGTATCATACAAAAAATAAAGAATATATTATCAATCCTGAAGCTTCTTTAAGTCTTAAAGCTGGAGGAAACTTAATCGTTTTAGGTCGTCCTGAACAAATAATTAAACTAAGAGAATTATTTTAA
- a CDS encoding SDR family oxidoreductase, whose protein sequence is MKKVIITGTNGLLGQSLVNLLLEEKEKYQVIGFSRGENRSGRNDFEYVSIDITDEKNLLKNLKEYQPDIIVNTAAMTNVDACEDNKTACDILNIDVIENLKIFSADNNTHLIHLSTDFIFDGENGPYKETDTPNPLSYYGISKLKSENILTASKIDYTILRTILVYGKVFDMSRSNIVLWVKKSLEDKKEITIVNDQYRMPTYVEDLALVCKLAIDKKAIGIFNVSSKTLLSIYEIAQQIAEVFQLDKTLIKPITAKILNQKAVRPARTGFDLTKTNNILNFYPKSFKEDLQRFKEKLT, encoded by the coding sequence ATGAAAAAAGTAATTATTACAGGAACTAATGGATTGTTAGGGCAAAGTTTAGTTAATTTATTATTAGAAGAAAAAGAAAAATATCAAGTAATTGGTTTTTCTCGAGGAGAAAATAGAAGCGGAAGAAATGATTTTGAATATGTTTCTATTGATATTACAGATGAAAAAAACTTATTAAAAAACTTAAAAGAATATCAGCCAGATATTATTGTAAATACGGCTGCAATGACAAACGTTGACGCTTGTGAAGATAATAAAACAGCCTGTGATATTTTAAATATTGATGTTATTGAAAACTTAAAAATATTTTCAGCCGATAATAATACGCACTTAATTCATTTATCAACAGATTTTATTTTTGATGGTGAAAATGGTCCTTATAAAGAAACCGATACGCCAAATCCATTAAGTTATTATGGTATTTCTAAATTGAAATCAGAAAATATTTTAACGGCATCTAAAATTGATTATACAATCCTTAGAACTATTTTGGTATATGGAAAGGTTTTCGATATGTCACGAAGTAATATTGTACTTTGGGTAAAAAAATCCTTAGAAGATAAAAAAGAAATTACCATTGTTAATGACCAATATCGAATGCCAACTTATGTGGAAGACTTGGCATTAGTATGTAAATTAGCGATTGATAAAAAAGCTATAGGTATTTTTAATGTTTCATCAAAAACACTTTTAAGTATTTACGAAATAGCACAACAAATAGCAGAGGTATTTCAGTTAGATAAAACATTAATAAAGCCAATTACAGCAAAAATATTAAATCAAAAAGCAGTAAGACCCGCTAGAACAGGTTTTGATTTAACAAAGACAAATAATATTTTAAACTTTTATCCAAAGTCATTTAAAGAAGATTTACAGAGATTTAAAGAAAAACTAACTTAA
- the rpsU gene encoding 30S ribosomal protein S21: MLIIPIKEGENIDRALKRYKRKFRDVKILRQLRDKKQFNKPSVVKRAQLKKASYVQGLRTKEEVS; the protein is encoded by the coding sequence ATGTTAATTATTCCAATTAAAGAAGGAGAGAATATCGATAGAGCGTTAAAACGTTACAAGCGAAAGTTTAGAGATGTAAAAATTTTAAGACAATTGCGTGATAAAAAACAGTTCAATAAACCGTCTGTTGTTAAACGTGCTCAACTTAAGAAAGCCTCTTACGTTCAAGGATTAAGAACTAAAGAAGAAGTAAGCTAG
- the tuf gene encoding elongation factor Tu: MTAKETYDRSKPHLNVGTIGHVDHGKTTLTAAITKVLADAGFSEARDFDQIDNAPEEKERGITINSSHVEYATQNRHYAHVDCPGHADYVKNMVTGAAQMDGAILVVAATDGPMPQTREHILLGRQVGIPRMVVFLNKVDMVDDEELLELVEMEVRELLSFYEYDGDNGPVVSGSALGALNGEEKWVNTVLELMAAVDAWIEEPLRETEKDFLMPIEDVFSITGRGTVATGRIETGIINSGDPVEIIGMGTEKLTSTVTGIEMFRQILDRGEAGDNAGILLRGIAKEDIKRGMVIVKPGSVTPHAKFKAEVYVLKKEEGGRHTPFHNNYRPQFYVRTTDVTGNIVLPEGVEMVMPGDNLTITVDLIQPIALNLGLQFAIREGGRTVGAGQVTEILD; the protein is encoded by the coding sequence ATCACGGCAAAAGAAACTTACGATCGTTCGAAGCCCCACTTAAACGTTGGTACTATTGGTCACGTAGATCACGGTAAAACTACATTAACTGCTGCTATCACAAAAGTATTAGCTGATGCAGGATTCTCTGAAGCTAGAGATTTTGATCAAATCGATAACGCACCAGAAGAAAAAGAAAGAGGTATTACAATTAACTCTTCTCACGTTGAATATGCAACTCAGAACCGTCACTACGCGCACGTAGACTGTCCAGGTCACGCGGATTACGTAAAGAACATGGTAACTGGTGCTGCTCAAATGGATGGAGCTATTTTAGTAGTAGCTGCAACTGATGGTCCTATGCCACAAACACGTGAGCATATTTTATTAGGTCGTCAAGTAGGTATTCCTCGTATGGTTGTTTTCTTGAATAAAGTTGACATGGTTGATGATGAGGAGTTACTTGAGTTAGTGGAAATGGAAGTAAGGGAGTTATTATCTTTCTATGAGTATGATGGAGATAATGGTCCTGTGGTTTCAGGTTCGGCTTTAGGAGCTTTAAATGGTGAGGAGAAATGGGTTAATACTGTTTTAGAATTAATGGCTGCTGTTGATGCTTGGATTGAAGAGCCTTTAAGAGAAACTGAAAAGGATTTCTTAATGCCAATTGAAGATGTATTCTCTATTACTGGTCGTGGTACTGTTGCAACTGGTCGTATTGAAACAGGAATCATCAATTCTGGAGATCCTGTTGAGATTATAGGTATGGGTACTGAGAAGTTAACTTCTACAGTTACTGGTATTGAAATGTTCCGTCAAATCTTAGATAGAGGTGAGGCTGGAGATAATGCAGGTATCTTATTAAGAGGTATTGCTAAAGAAGATATTAAAAGAGGAATGGTTATTGTTAAGCCAGGATCTGTAACTCCACATGCTAAGTTTAAGGCTGAGGTGTATGTATTGAAAAAAGAAGAAGGTGGACGTCACACTCCATTCCATAATAACTATCGCCCTCAGTTTTACGTGCGTACTACTGATGTGACAGGAAATATTGTTTTACCTGAAGGAGTTGAAATGGTTATGCCTGGTGATAACTTAACTATTACTGTTGATTTAATTCAACCAATTGCATTAAACTTAGGTTTGCAGTTTGCTATCCGTGAAGGAGGTAGAACAGTAGGTGCAGGTCAGGTTACTGAAATTTTAGACTAA
- a CDS encoding acyl-CoA dehydrogenase family protein: MNSMYFTEEHDFFRESFKDFLQKEVVPHINKWEKDGAVERFIWKKFGEMGYFGLNQPEEYGGLGLDLFYTVIFLEELQKINSGGFAANMWAHAYLAMTHLNEEGDDRIKKAYLTPSINGDKIGCLCISEPFGGSDVAGMRTTAVKKGDTYVINGSKTFITNGVYSDYLVVAAKTNLEDKHKGMSIFILDRDTPGISATKLDKLGWRASDTAEIAFDNVVIPAENLMGEEGKGFPYIMQHFASERLIMAINAHARAEYAVDYVLKYMSEREAFGKTLDKFQALRHKVAEMASKVDMCREYNYSITKRLNGGDYVVKEASMTKMLSTKMADEVIYDALQLLGGYGYMEEYPLARLLRDSRLGPIGGGTSEILKEIIAKMIIDKKEYKPAT; this comes from the coding sequence ATGAATAGTATGTACTTTACTGAAGAGCATGATTTTTTTCGTGAAAGTTTTAAAGACTTTTTACAAAAAGAAGTAGTTCCTCATATAAATAAATGGGAAAAGGATGGAGCTGTAGAACGTTTTATTTGGAAGAAATTCGGTGAAATGGGCTATTTTGGATTAAATCAACCAGAAGAGTATGGTGGTTTAGGTTTAGATCTTTTTTATACTGTAATTTTTTTAGAAGAATTACAAAAAATAAATTCAGGAGGATTTGCAGCGAATATGTGGGCACACGCTTATTTAGCAATGACACATTTAAATGAAGAAGGAGATGATAGAATTAAAAAAGCATATTTAACACCAAGTATTAATGGTGATAAAATTGGCTGTTTATGTATTTCAGAACCTTTCGGTGGAAGTGATGTAGCAGGTATGAGAACTACTGCAGTTAAAAAAGGAGATACTTATGTAATTAATGGATCAAAAACATTTATTACAAACGGAGTGTATTCTGATTATTTAGTAGTTGCTGCTAAAACAAATCTTGAAGACAAGCATAAAGGAATGAGTATTTTTATTTTAGATAGAGATACACCAGGAATTTCGGCAACAAAACTAGATAAATTAGGATGGAGAGCTTCTGATACCGCAGAAATTGCGTTTGATAATGTAGTGATTCCTGCTGAAAATTTAATGGGAGAAGAAGGAAAAGGTTTTCCTTATATAATGCAACATTTTGCTTCAGAACGTTTGATTATGGCAATTAATGCACATGCAAGAGCTGAATATGCCGTAGATTATGTATTAAAATACATGAGCGAAAGAGAAGCTTTTGGTAAAACATTAGATAAATTTCAGGCTTTACGACATAAAGTAGCAGAGATGGCTTCAAAAGTTGATATGTGTAGAGAATATAACTATTCAATCACAAAAAGATTAAACGGAGGTGATTACGTTGTAAAAGAAGCAAGTATGACTAAAATGTTATCTACTAAAATGGCAGATGAGGTTATTTATGATGCATTGCAATTATTAGGTGGTTATGGTTATATGGAAGAATATCCGTTAGCTCGTTTATTAAGAGATAGTCGTTTAGGTCCTATTGGTGGAGGTACTTCTGAAATTTTAAAAGAAATTATCGCCAAAATGATAATTGATAAGAAAGAATATAAACCAGCGACTTAA
- the secE gene encoding preprotein translocase subunit SecE translates to MNNFIEYIKGSFEELNTNMTWSSREEAQKSTVVVAAFTIVFALLVAGIDRVFQTGLDNFFKMF, encoded by the coding sequence GTGAATAACTTTATAGAGTACATCAAGGGTTCTTTTGAAGAATTGAATACAAATATGACATGGTCTTCTCGTGAAGAAGCCCAAAAGTCTACTGTTGTAGTTGCGGCATTTACGATTGTTTTTGCTTTACTTGTAGCAGGAATAGATAGAGTTTTTCAAACAGGATTAGATAATTTCTTTAAAATGTTTTAA
- a CDS encoding ComEA family DNA-binding protein, with product MNLFKPHFWYNKRQRNGVLFLVSIILILQFVYFYVDFSSDKIINTNSSEISYFQKQIDSLKIIALENIKPKIFPFNPNYITDFKGGKLGMSIQEIDRLHEYRKQRKFVNSVKEFQQITKISDSLLNEISPYFKFPDWVVKRNKLLAKNKKVTSFSSSNFSNVSFSTEISSEIEKSIIKKININTASFKAILKIPNIDYELCKKIFEYRDEVAELQDISEIKNIDNFPIDKYDRIVLYLKAE from the coding sequence ATGAATTTATTTAAACCCCATTTCTGGTATAACAAACGCCAAAGAAATGGGGTTTTATTTTTAGTTTCAATTATATTGATACTTCAGTTTGTTTATTTTTATGTTGATTTTTCTTCGGATAAAATAATAAACACAAACTCATCAGAAATAAGTTATTTTCAAAAGCAAATAGATAGTTTAAAAATAATCGCTTTAGAAAATATAAAACCAAAAATATTTCCTTTCAACCCTAATTATATTACCGATTTTAAAGGAGGTAAATTAGGAATGAGTATTCAAGAAATTGATAGATTACATGAATACCGTAAACAACGAAAATTTGTTAATTCAGTTAAAGAATTTCAGCAAATTACAAAAATATCAGATAGCTTATTAAATGAAATTTCGCCATATTTTAAATTTCCAGATTGGGTTGTAAAACGAAACAAGTTATTAGCAAAAAATAAGAAAGTGACTTCATTTTCTTCTTCTAATTTTTCTAACGTGAGTTTTTCAACAGAAATTTCATCAGAAATAGAAAAATCAATAATTAAAAAAATCAATATAAATACTGCTAGTTTTAAAGCGATATTAAAGATTCCAAATATTGATTATGAACTTTGTAAAAAGATTTTTGAATATAGAGATGAGGTAGCTGAACTTCAGGATATATCAGAAATAAAAAATATAGATAATTTTCCAATTGATAAATATGATAGAATAGTTTTATATTTGAAAGCAGAATAG
- the hpf gene encoding ribosome hibernation-promoting factor, HPF/YfiA family, translating into MKVFTQSVNFTADKSLIDYIEKKIEGLEKFHDKIVDVEVYLKVQKTSEKENKITEIKINIPGDELMVKKQTKTFEEGVNIAIDSLKRSLKKSKEKQRTVLV; encoded by the coding sequence ATGAAAGTATTCACACAGTCAGTAAACTTTACAGCAGATAAAAGCTTGATTGATTACATTGAAAAGAAAATTGAAGGTTTAGAAAAGTTCCATGATAAAATAGTTGATGTAGAAGTTTATTTAAAAGTACAGAAAACTAGTGAAAAGGAAAATAAAATCACTGAGATCAAAATAAATATTCCAGGAGACGAATTGATGGTCAAGAAACAAACAAAAACCTTTGAAGAAGGTGTAAACATTGCTATTGACTCTTTAAAAAGAAGCTTAAAGAAGTCAAAAGAAAAGCAGCGAACTGTTTTAGTTTAA